One Natrinema longum genomic window carries:
- a CDS encoding ATP-binding protein, giving the protein MGFVIGRGADAATEQAGHVGRYRALDGSQGTKLYLDLDGPHATLIVGKRGYGKSFTMGVVAEELARAAGVTPVVIDPMGVFSTLAEPADGEAVPVEVVDEPAVSADVLGPRSWCSLLGLSAETGAGALVWEAAQQHPTLADMRRHVEQSDAPDTDRRSAVNHIDLADTWGVFDPDGLDASTLASTEITVVDVSGLDSAPMNAVCRGIAEALYRARVDDRIDRLPWLLIDEAHTFFDGIAEDALHTVLTRGRAPGVSLVLATQRPSAVSEIAISQSDVLVSHRLTAGADLEALNAAQPTYMNDSFDERLPTDPGEVVVIDDATETIHAAQIRARDTPHGGGSPSARELADHE; this is encoded by the coding sequence ATGGGTTTCGTCATCGGACGCGGCGCTGACGCTGCAACGGAGCAGGCCGGTCACGTGGGTCGGTATCGGGCACTCGACGGTAGTCAGGGAACCAAGCTTTACCTCGACCTCGATGGTCCCCACGCGACGTTGATCGTCGGAAAGCGCGGCTACGGAAAGTCGTTCACGATGGGCGTCGTCGCCGAGGAACTCGCCCGCGCGGCGGGGGTCACACCGGTAGTTATCGACCCGATGGGGGTCTTTTCGACGCTCGCAGAACCCGCCGACGGCGAGGCGGTCCCCGTCGAAGTGGTCGACGAGCCGGCAGTTTCAGCCGACGTGCTCGGCCCGCGGTCGTGGTGTTCATTGCTCGGGCTCTCCGCCGAGACCGGTGCCGGCGCACTCGTCTGGGAAGCCGCCCAGCAGCACCCGACGCTCGCGGACATGCGCCGCCACGTCGAGCAAAGCGACGCGCCGGACACCGACAGACGGTCCGCAGTCAACCACATCGATCTCGCGGATACGTGGGGCGTGTTCGACCCAGACGGACTCGACGCCAGCACCCTCGCCAGCACCGAGATCACGGTGGTAGACGTTTCCGGGCTCGACTCCGCACCGATGAACGCCGTCTGCCGGGGGATCGCCGAGGCGCTCTACCGGGCACGCGTCGACGACCGCATCGATCGCCTCCCGTGGCTGTTGATCGACGAGGCACACACCTTCTTCGACGGCATCGCGGAGGACGCCCTGCACACGGTGCTCACGCGTGGGCGAGCACCGGGCGTCAGTCTCGTACTGGCGACCCAGCGTCCGAGCGCCGTCTCGGAAATCGCGATCTCTCAGTCCGATGTCCTGGTGTCACACCGACTGACCGCAGGGGCGGATCTCGAGGCGTTGAACGCCGCCCAGCCGACGTACATGAACGACTCGTTCGACGAGCGGCTCCCGACCGACCCCGGCGAAGTGGTCGTGATCGACGACGCGACCGAAACGATCCACGCTGCCCAGATCCGGGCCCGTGATACGCCACACGGCGGCGGGAGCCCGAGCGCACGCGAACTCGCCGATCACGAGTGA
- a CDS encoding DUF7310 family coiled-coil domain-containing protein, whose translation MTDIERLEQRLSAVERVVVDGDVTFAELSELTSLAETVAELETRLEEQDRRIADLEATVQSIEGYVGNVESINDDVERHAASAVATVDRFERRMDKLEVELDDLQGGLLDTEPEAPERDEDVTDGTATETTNADGEPTVFTFGESGLEEPDDAEGEPERSVEGIVDGTGTSRSIVDDGADRPASSANQSTVDSALGESDSATNGPATDEDDGGLVGSLRSRLL comes from the coding sequence ATGACGGACATCGAGCGACTCGAGCAGCGCCTGTCGGCCGTCGAGCGCGTCGTCGTCGACGGCGACGTAACGTTCGCGGAACTGTCGGAACTGACCTCGCTGGCGGAAACCGTCGCCGAACTCGAAACGCGTCTCGAGGAACAGGACCGACGGATCGCCGACCTCGAAGCGACCGTTCAGTCGATCGAAGGGTACGTTGGGAACGTGGAGTCGATCAACGACGACGTCGAACGCCACGCCGCGTCGGCGGTTGCGACGGTCGACCGATTCGAACGCCGAATGGATAAACTCGAGGTCGAACTCGACGATCTCCAGGGTGGGCTACTCGATACGGAACCGGAAGCTCCCGAGAGAGACGAGGATGTAACCGATGGAACGGCCACCGAGACTACCAACGCGGACGGCGAACCGACGGTCTTCACGTTCGGTGAGAGCGGACTCGAGGAACCCGACGACGCCGAAGGAGAGCCGGAACGATCGGTCGAAGGGATCGTCGACGGGACTGGCACGTCGCGGTCGATCGTCGACGATGGTGCGGACCGACCGGCCTCATCCGCGAATCAGTCGACCGTCGATTCGGCGCTCGGTGAGAGTGACTCGGCCACGAACGGACCCGCGACGGACGAGGACGACGGCGGATTGGTGGGGTCGCTGCGGTCACGGCTCCTATGA
- a CDS encoding DUF7311 family protein has product MIRYVVAVLLAVAVLSVAGVALEDGADDNTDRQLQTGISDIEGAAVDLTENEELSPAGHPDPRRVVEVTVPAGSLTATGVTHFEIEPVRKADMSIARYVLDDGTRKQEFIDEPIVYHDPTDNRTTAIGGSGKRTLRLALLPDENGDPVVVAAPPDWEK; this is encoded by the coding sequence ATGATTCGGTACGTAGTAGCAGTGTTGCTGGCGGTGGCAGTCCTGAGCGTTGCGGGAGTCGCACTCGAGGACGGCGCAGACGACAATACGGACCGCCAGCTACAGACCGGGATTTCCGACATCGAAGGGGCAGCGGTCGACCTGACGGAGAACGAAGAACTCTCACCGGCTGGCCATCCCGATCCACGGCGTGTCGTCGAGGTAACCGTCCCGGCCGGTTCGCTCACGGCAACGGGCGTCACACACTTCGAGATCGAACCGGTACGCAAAGCAGACATGAGTATCGCGCGATACGTCCTGGACGACGGAACGAGAAAGCAGGAATTCATCGACGAACCGATCGTCTACCATGATCCGACCGACAACCGAACGACCGCGATCGGCGGGAGCGGGAAACGGACGCTCAGACTAGCGCTTTTGCCCGACGAGAACGGCGATCCGGTCGTCGTCGCAGCGCCGCCGGACTGGGAGAAGTAG
- a CDS encoding type II/IV secretion system ATPase subunit — protein sequence MSTDDSGRLVRTFLPGIGFERLFGDAAARGRCDCEMAFDDRTIHVDASECSGNLVESPDCRHSVVEMLSEREMESIVVSSDGLKYRYDRDETDFLGAAGRFIELLGSRDEVLARDVARDPLGAAAGLDSRVDEIGDVALESGLLEVVAGVDGYTDVLSPRVGVGIANYFIDRTIDETARLVDIRELETGSTTRIYERADRLPLYELDVVDLSLSPEERELVIDGYEAIAEGWVDGDRAPSRAIEFVSEEPVDPTLTTVLEKHTEGYGILEDLFADSAVTDVYVTSPVTANPLRVELDGEAMETNVHLTETGAKALASRVRRTSGRAFSRAKPTVDATASLANGRGLRIAGVTDPVADGTAFAFREQSDDRFTLPGLVANGTMPAAAAGFLSTAIERNAATLIAGTRGAGKTTLLGTLLYEVTPDTRTVIIEDTPELPVSPLQSVGRDVQALRTGTSRGPEISPADALRTALRLGDGALVVGEIRGEEARVLYEAMRVGANANAVLGTIHGDGADDVYERVVSDLDVEPSSFGATDLVVTVQAYRTPEGRSRRIARIEEVLGTGDDIRFESLYELDGTETASTGRIDRGKSRYVQAMSGPTEEYADVRRAIVEREELMRELAEDGRVSPSEVAAAYATR from the coding sequence ATGTCTACGGACGACTCCGGCCGACTGGTGCGGACGTTCCTCCCGGGGATCGGGTTCGAGAGACTGTTCGGGGACGCGGCGGCTCGAGGTCGATGCGACTGCGAGATGGCGTTCGACGACCGGACGATCCACGTCGACGCGTCGGAGTGCAGCGGCAATCTCGTCGAGTCACCTGATTGCCGCCACTCGGTCGTCGAGATGCTATCGGAACGAGAGATGGAGTCGATCGTCGTCAGTTCGGACGGATTGAAATACCGGTACGACCGGGACGAGACGGACTTTCTGGGAGCGGCCGGACGGTTCATCGAGTTACTCGGATCACGCGACGAGGTGCTCGCACGCGATGTCGCCCGGGATCCACTCGGTGCTGCCGCGGGGCTCGATAGTCGGGTCGACGAGATCGGTGATGTGGCCCTCGAGTCCGGGCTGCTGGAGGTCGTTGCGGGGGTCGACGGATACACGGACGTGTTGTCTCCCCGCGTCGGGGTCGGGATCGCGAACTACTTTATCGATCGGACGATCGACGAGACGGCCCGACTCGTCGATATCAGGGAGCTCGAGACCGGGAGTACGACCCGAATTTACGAGCGAGCGGACCGACTCCCGCTGTACGAGCTCGATGTCGTCGACCTCTCGCTGTCGCCGGAGGAACGCGAGTTGGTGATCGATGGCTACGAGGCGATCGCCGAAGGATGGGTGGACGGCGACCGCGCACCCTCGCGGGCGATCGAGTTCGTCTCGGAGGAACCGGTCGATCCGACGTTGACGACGGTATTGGAGAAACACACCGAAGGGTACGGTATTCTTGAGGACCTGTTCGCCGATTCGGCGGTGACCGACGTCTACGTCACGTCGCCGGTGACCGCGAACCCGCTTCGGGTCGAACTCGATGGGGAAGCCATGGAGACGAACGTCCACCTCACCGAGACGGGTGCGAAAGCGCTGGCATCGCGGGTCAGGCGAACGAGCGGGCGAGCCTTCTCGCGTGCGAAACCGACCGTCGACGCGACGGCGTCGCTGGCGAACGGTCGCGGACTCCGGATCGCAGGCGTCACCGATCCCGTCGCGGACGGGACCGCCTTCGCCTTCCGCGAACAGTCCGACGACAGGTTTACACTGCCGGGATTAGTGGCGAACGGAACGATGCCGGCGGCAGCCGCGGGCTTTCTCTCGACGGCGATCGAACGGAACGCCGCGACGTTGATCGCCGGGACCCGCGGGGCCGGGAAGACGACGCTGCTCGGGACGTTGCTCTACGAGGTAACGCCGGATACACGCACGGTGATTATCGAAGATACCCCCGAACTGCCCGTCAGTCCGTTGCAATCGGTCGGCCGGGACGTTCAGGCGCTCCGGACCGGTACCAGCCGCGGGCCGGAGATTTCACCAGCCGACGCGCTCCGGACGGCGCTCCGGCTTGGTGACGGTGCGCTGGTAGTCGGGGAGATCCGCGGTGAAGAGGCCCGCGTTCTTTACGAAGCGATGCGAGTCGGGGCAAACGCGAACGCCGTCCTCGGAACGATCCACGGGGACGGCGCTGACGACGTCTACGAGCGTGTCGTCTCAGATCTCGATGTCGAACCCTCCTCGTTCGGTGCGACGGACCTGGTAGTCACGGTCCAGGCCTATCGGACACCCGAAGGACGGAGTCGACGGATCGCTCGTATTGAGGAGGTGCTCGGCACTGGCGACGACATTCGGTTCGAATCCCTCTACGAACTCGACGGAACCGAGACGGCATCGACCGGTCGAATCGACCGAGGGAAGAGTCGCTACGTCCAGGCGATGAGTGGGCCGACCGAGGAATACGCCGATGTCAGACGAGCCATTGTCGAGCGGGAAGAACTGATGAGGGAACTCGCAGAAGACGGGCGAGTTTCGCCGTCGGAAGTGGCCGCCGCGTACGCTACCCGATAG
- a CDS encoding secretion system protein, producing MTILMTAMVVRVLAGLYPYDVEASRELIDSIRFVGAPYDAETVVKAGYGAGFAAAFVPVPLLLVNVSIPFIAVFVLTASFGSAHAIHSWPHLQAAFRRTEALGETPNLIGRAVLRMQIQPSLENAVRFAAETGDGPLARSLGVHVNRSKGTPYAGLLSFADEWAEHFPALRRSSTLLATAQDAPEGERARTLDRSLSAILDGTRNRMAEFTASIRAPTTMLFAFGILLPMALIAIVPVAPMAGVDLNIWMFVLLYNVVLPAVLIAASLWLLVRRPVAFPPPKIDHDHPDLPDHLWLRAGWGLVAGGVVYTAIELFGPAYLSAVVAGGVGIGVALLAVYRPTLEIRTHVRDVETHLTDALYIVGRQVAEGESVESAIELAADRVPAETGDVFEHAAGVQRRLHTGVEEAFLGPYGALRNVPSQRARSMAALLAIAGEEGKPAGRAIVSMADHLEELENVEAETKRSLIKVTSTLDNTAAYFGPMVGGATVGMAGMLTTEDFATSDRLGDATTIPVEQLGVVIAIYLIMLVVILTPLSYALRHGMDRTLFGYHVGRALLSSMLLFVVTVSMIDVVLLDPV from the coding sequence ATGACGATACTGATGACGGCGATGGTCGTTCGCGTGCTCGCCGGTCTCTACCCTTACGACGTCGAGGCGAGCAGGGAACTCATCGACTCGATTCGATTCGTCGGTGCCCCATACGACGCCGAGACGGTCGTCAAGGCCGGATACGGTGCGGGATTCGCTGCTGCGTTCGTGCCAGTCCCGCTCCTACTCGTAAACGTGTCGATACCGTTCATCGCTGTCTTCGTACTCACGGCGTCGTTCGGGTCGGCCCACGCGATCCACTCCTGGCCACACCTCCAGGCGGCGTTCCGGCGGACGGAGGCGCTGGGCGAGACGCCGAATCTCATCGGGCGAGCGGTGTTGCGGATGCAGATCCAACCCTCGCTCGAGAACGCGGTCAGGTTCGCCGCTGAAACCGGTGACGGACCGCTGGCGCGGAGCCTCGGCGTACACGTCAACCGGTCGAAAGGGACGCCGTACGCCGGGTTGCTGTCGTTCGCCGACGAGTGGGCCGAACACTTCCCGGCGCTTCGACGCTCGTCGACGCTGCTCGCGACCGCACAGGACGCCCCGGAAGGGGAGCGCGCGCGCACGCTCGATCGCTCCCTGTCTGCCATTCTCGATGGGACTCGAAACCGGATGGCGGAGTTCACGGCGTCGATCAGGGCACCGACTACCATGCTCTTTGCTTTCGGTATTCTGCTTCCGATGGCGCTGATCGCGATCGTTCCCGTGGCACCGATGGCCGGTGTCGATCTCAACATCTGGATGTTCGTGCTCCTGTACAACGTGGTGTTGCCGGCCGTACTGATCGCTGCGTCGTTGTGGTTACTCGTGCGCCGACCCGTTGCGTTTCCGCCGCCGAAAATCGATCACGATCATCCCGACCTCCCCGACCACCTCTGGCTCCGAGCCGGTTGGGGGCTCGTCGCCGGCGGGGTAGTCTATACCGCCATCGAACTATTCGGACCCGCGTACCTCTCCGCGGTCGTCGCGGGGGGAGTCGGTATCGGCGTTGCCCTGCTGGCAGTCTACCGGCCGACCCTCGAGATTCGGACCCACGTTCGTGACGTCGAAACGCATCTGACCGACGCACTGTACATCGTTGGCCGACAGGTCGCCGAGGGTGAGTCCGTCGAGTCCGCGATCGAACTCGCCGCCGATCGGGTCCCCGCGGAAACCGGCGACGTGTTCGAACACGCCGCTGGCGTTCAGCGTCGTCTTCACACGGGCGTCGAAGAGGCGTTCCTCGGACCCTACGGTGCGTTGCGAAACGTTCCGAGTCAGCGTGCACGCAGCATGGCCGCGTTGCTCGCGATCGCCGGCGAAGAAGGGAAGCCGGCCGGTCGCGCCATCGTTTCGATGGCCGACCACCTCGAGGAACTCGAGAACGTCGAAGCCGAGACGAAGCGGTCACTCATTAAGGTCACCAGTACGCTCGACAACACCGCGGCGTACTTCGGTCCAATGGTCGGCGGTGCCACGGTCGGCATGGCGGGGATGCTCACGACGGAGGACTTCGCGACCAGCGACAGACTCGGCGACGCGACCACGATACCGGTCGAACAACTCGGAGTCGTCATCGCGATCTATCTGATCATGCTGGTGGTCATTCTGACGCCGCTGTCGTACGCACTCCGCCACGGGATGGACCGAACGCTGTTCGGATACCACGTCGGCCGTGCGCTGCTCTCGTCGATGCTACTGTTCGTGGTGACCGTTTCGATGATCGATGTCGTGTTGCTCGATCCCGTCTGA
- a CDS encoding DUF7283 family protein — MDFEAPVDGWYVHVAMVIASITFAGIALGIPSMPPPDAQRGANTIEGVTGSEYAASASYEHDAAVVTIDHETITMENEYGSSHARFAYGTVVPVNGYDRLENVTHGRSFEDEFGAELEDPHTDATGEFFALVEAADVENTGTELAANGEIVTRRVAVEEDSTVGIEAKATNNDALAQDLADEDDDLDEEDIEIPGTVRVRVDGTADSDTNVQVDGTELTETIDVDDSEGWFKATVTGFTCNRGGFWCDDTPDIDAIDYDFAPFPGLEEGDTETVTLVDGDLDAVTDSDEDEVTIWTGTYDLEITVVGADFEDCHGTIDEAGEWTEICGPSLTSEEFDDPHWHENRGGVRYVTLVTV; from the coding sequence ATGGATTTCGAAGCCCCGGTCGACGGGTGGTACGTCCACGTCGCCATGGTCATCGCCAGCATCACGTTCGCGGGAATCGCGCTCGGTATCCCGTCGATGCCACCGCCGGACGCACAGCGGGGAGCGAACACGATCGAGGGGGTGACAGGGAGCGAGTACGCCGCCAGCGCATCGTACGAGCACGACGCGGCGGTGGTGACGATCGATCACGAGACCATCACGATGGAAAACGAGTACGGAAGTTCCCACGCGAGGTTCGCGTACGGAACCGTCGTCCCGGTCAACGGATACGACCGACTCGAGAACGTCACGCACGGCCGATCGTTCGAGGACGAATTCGGGGCCGAACTCGAGGATCCACACACCGATGCGACGGGCGAGTTCTTCGCCCTGGTCGAGGCTGCCGATGTCGAAAACACGGGCACGGAGCTAGCTGCCAACGGGGAGATCGTCACTCGGAGGGTGGCTGTCGAAGAGGACTCGACAGTCGGGATCGAGGCGAAAGCGACGAACAACGATGCTCTCGCGCAGGACCTCGCAGACGAGGACGACGATCTCGACGAGGAGGACATCGAGATCCCCGGAACCGTCCGCGTCAGGGTCGACGGCACCGCCGATAGCGACACCAACGTTCAGGTCGATGGGACGGAGCTAACGGAAACGATCGACGTCGACGATTCGGAGGGGTGGTTCAAAGCGACGGTAACTGGGTTCACGTGCAACCGGGGTGGGTTCTGGTGTGACGATACCCCAGACATCGACGCGATCGACTACGACTTTGCGCCGTTTCCCGGACTCGAAGAGGGCGATACCGAGACCGTGACGCTTGTCGACGGCGATCTCGATGCTGTCACCGATAGCGACGAGGACGAAGTGACGATCTGGACCGGCACGTACGATCTCGAGATCACCGTCGTCGGGGCGGACTTCGAGGATTGCCACGGAACGATCGACGAAGCGGGCGAGTGGACCGAAATCTGCGGTCCCAGCCTGACTTCAGAGGAGTTCGACGACCCACACTGGCACGAGAATCGTGGAGGTGTTCGGTATGTCACGCTCGTCACCGTCTAG
- a CDS encoding DUF7285 family protein, whose translation MSRSSPSRAQTEPLAAICAVSIFAIALGLYAVAAHPILPGSSEQATADRTIDYVWDDIEEDGVFNAADSADDIDDHIAGSSLPAGSTVSVTVTVIDHGGEQRIAGTTFPSGYPDETDASDIAELERYIDEEGVPDRASVATRSIPVAVVSRADIRSGTLRVSVW comes from the coding sequence ATGTCACGCTCGTCACCGTCTAGGGCACAGACCGAACCGCTCGCGGCGATCTGTGCCGTCTCGATATTCGCCATCGCCCTCGGCCTCTACGCCGTGGCGGCCCACCCGATCCTCCCAGGATCGAGCGAGCAGGCGACAGCGGATCGGACGATCGACTACGTCTGGGACGACATCGAGGAGGACGGCGTGTTCAACGCCGCCGATAGCGCCGACGACATCGACGATCACATCGCGGGCAGCTCGCTCCCGGCAGGGTCGACGGTGTCCGTGACCGTGACCGTGATCGACCACGGCGGCGAACAGCGGATCGCCGGGACAACGTTCCCGTCGGGATATCCGGACGAGACGGATGCGTCCGACATCGCCGAACTCGAACGATACATCGACGAAGAGGGTGTCCCCGATCGTGCGAGCGTCGCGACCAGGTCGATCCCGGTTGCGGTGGTCAGTCGGGCAGACATCCGCTCCGGAACGCTCCGGGTGAGCGTATGGTAA
- a CDS encoding DUF7284 family protein: MVNRDRGISTVMDVSLALLIISATVLLIGLYLQSDDDPIDGDRGDQALQTLSGSTVTITYDVSEENESGYAATDSDHYDTPDDLEPDDVNELYEITTYGSATDLLGEAAMTNLQIEGTELFAYGHDVERSVDGAIRGRLVGSEGTVYAVATWEPYDGASINGTATAGERPPRTEDVSSSTTEVSATVRSVDSERLATLFEQGEEASPHRSEIDDGFDLVGEEIASAMVEGYFPPEQTQYTLESSLMEHAVTLYNYRRIADAAAVDIEDDITGTKPDAIDANDHLVNGDRGAETGLARIIADDLRTSPAGEEIRTTYDEFGDELTPAEETALEETFEEEVSTGTIEITVQTWE; encoded by the coding sequence ATGGTAAATCGCGATCGGGGGATTTCGACGGTGATGGACGTATCGCTGGCGCTTCTGATCATCAGCGCGACCGTGTTGCTGATCGGACTCTACCTGCAGAGTGACGACGACCCGATCGACGGAGATCGTGGTGACCAGGCGTTGCAAACCCTGTCCGGATCGACAGTGACGATCACGTACGACGTAAGCGAAGAAAACGAGTCAGGGTATGCAGCCACTGACAGTGACCACTACGACACTCCGGACGACCTCGAACCGGACGACGTGAACGAACTGTACGAGATCACGACGTACGGTTCGGCAACGGATCTCCTCGGCGAGGCAGCGATGACGAATCTCCAGATCGAGGGAACTGAATTATTCGCGTACGGACACGATGTCGAACGGTCGGTGGACGGAGCGATTCGCGGACGGTTGGTCGGAAGCGAGGGGACGGTCTATGCAGTCGCCACCTGGGAGCCCTACGACGGTGCCTCGATCAACGGCACGGCGACCGCCGGTGAGCGACCACCCCGAACCGAGGACGTCTCGAGTTCGACGACGGAGGTTTCGGCGACCGTTCGATCGGTCGACTCCGAGCGGTTGGCAACCCTGTTCGAGCAGGGGGAGGAGGCTTCTCCCCACCGCAGTGAGATCGACGATGGCTTCGACCTCGTCGGCGAGGAAATCGCTTCCGCGATGGTCGAGGGCTACTTCCCGCCCGAGCAGACTCAATATACGCTCGAGTCGTCGTTGATGGAGCATGCAGTGACGCTGTACAACTATCGGCGAATAGCCGATGCCGCGGCTGTCGATATCGAGGACGATATAACGGGGACGAAGCCGGATGCAATCGATGCAAACGACCACCTCGTGAACGGCGATCGCGGTGCCGAAACGGGACTCGCGAGGATTATTGCCGACGATCTTCGTACCAGTCCGGCTGGCGAAGAGATTCGAACGACCTACGACGAATTCGGCGACGAGCTGACCCCCGCCGAGGAAACGGCACTCGAGGAAACGTTCGAGGAGGAAGTATCGACCGGAACGATCGAGATCACCGTCCAAACGTGGGAATGA